The following is a genomic window from Pseudomonas purpurea.
CAGGGGTTTTGATGTTGACCCTGGAACTGATGTCGTCGAACGACTCTTCCAGGTTATGTGTGTAGGAAAGAGTACCAAAGAGTACGGCCGGGTCGAAGGTCTTGACCAGCGAGATGCCCGGCGTGATCGACCAGACACCGTTGCCGGTCGGCAGGTCGTCCGGTACGAACAGGTTGGTGTTAGGCCCGGTCTGGCGCAGCTTGATCCCGAAAGGCTCCTTGCCGGTAGGTGCCTTGACCCGCAGGGTAACCACGGCGTCCGGGTAGTTGACCGACTCGTCGAGGAATTTATAGGCAATGCCGAAGTTCACGTCACCAATGGTCGGGTCCTGCGTCACGTCCTGTTCGCTGAGTGCGCCTGCGTCACCGCCTGCTGCACCGCCGGACTGGTAGGTCGACTCGCGGTAGATCACCGGCACGTTCACGTCGAACTGCCATCGGTTGTTGAGGTTGTAGCGGCCCGTGAGGTCAAGGGTCCAGTTATCGGCCTTGATACGGTCGAGGTTGATGTTGCCCAGGAAGATCGAGTCCAGTGCAAGGAAACCGTTGAGAATCAACTGCCGGGTGTCATAACGCGAATAGGTCAGCCCGGTTTCGAAACTGAACTTGCCCCCGCCAAAGAACCCGCTGGCCTCGTCGTAGAGGTTGGAAACACTCTGTGCGGGTTGGGAATCGTCTTGCAGCGATTGCCCGTATGAACCGCCCGCGGCCCCAGCTCCCCCTGCTGCGCCCCCTGACGCCGCTTTGGCGCCTGTTCTCGCAACCTGCTGGTTGCCCTTCATGTCCGCTGGCGACTTGGCCAGACGTTTAGGAGGAGGCGAGGCCGGTTGATCTTCTACCTGACGAACCCGTTGCTCGAGTACCGCCAGCGCCTTCTGTTGCACTTCGTATCGTTGCTTCAACTCCAGAAGTTCCTGTTTGAGGGTCTCTACATCGCCATTCGGTGCTGCTTGCAGCAGCGCCGCTGGAAAGAGAGTGCTCAGACATACAACTGCGCGTAGTGACACCGATCGATACATGAAATAAGCCGTCCCTTAAAGCCCAATGGTCGAGACTCAGCGTAGTTCAATATCCCATAGTGCGTAGTCCTTTGAGTTGCGTCAGGTTGCAGTCCAGTGCACCGGGACTTGGGCCGTTGTTATTAAGAACGACGCTGAGTTGCGTCAGGTTGTTGACCATGTTGCTGTTGCCCAGTAAACGGGTGTTCTGCAGCAAGCCACCCTGGGCGACCTGTTGCAGGGCGCTGCCCTGGTTGTTGTTGGCCTGAATGGCCATTTGAATGCCGCTGCCGGTGGCTGAAACGGCAATGGAACCTGCCGCGTTATTGGCGCTGATGGTTTGACCGGCGGTCAGCACCTGGCCGGCCGGGGTCACAATAGGAGGAGGGCTGTTGCTTTCCTTCACATCAATGGCAACGTTGTTGTAAGCCGAGTTGCCATCACCTGCGGCACGCACACTTTGGGTAATGCCCTGGGTGCTGCTCAACGCCGCTCCGCCGATCACATTGCCAGTGCCTTGCAGGGCAGGGGTGCCGTTACCGGTCTGCTTGATGGTTGAGACATAAAATTCGGGTTTTATGGTGGCAGCCTGAATCTGCAGGGCGCTTGATGCGCCGATCAGGTCGCCGCTGGCATTGCGCCAGGTACTGCTCATGACAACGCCGAAGCTGATGATTCGCCCCGGCATGACATACCGACCACGCAGTTGGGCGAGCTCGGAATCTTTGATCTCTATCGGTTTGAATCCTGCACCCGCATACGCCGGGATGCTTGCTACCAGGCAGGCGGCGGCCAGCCAGTATGAACTTTTCATCTGCTGCTCCCGGAGCGTCCTGCCCCTTTATCTTTGTCAGGCGCCTAAAAGAAGTCGCTCTGGATGAATCCAAAGTCCATCAGCTCTGCGTCATTGACGGGATTGAAACCATTGAGTTTGTTTCGTGCAGTCAACGGTTCCGGCGGATCGAGCAAGGCATTGCCCTTGTCGTAACCGGGTCCAATAATCGCAAACACAATGCCGTTCCAGCCTTTGACAAAGTCCTCGTGGGAGTAGCGTTTATGGCCTAGTACCGGATCGCCAACGTAGACCCAGTCTTTTTGTGCGCGCTGCAACACCACGAAGTGCTTGTAACCACGGATTTCTATCAGGACCACCACCGGAATCGTGACGGCCTCCAGTTTTTCGGGAGGGATCCGGTAGCCCCGGGCACGCATGCCGATGCTTTCTATGTAGCGCTTCATGTCCAGCATGGAGAACCCCTGAGTACGAACAAGGTTCTGGTCTGCCTTGACCAGCATGCCTTTGATGATGTGCTCCTCATCGACGTCGAGCCAGTAGGCTTGGCGTAACACCGTTGCCAGTGCGGCGGCGCCGCAGCTGAAGTCGGTTTTTTGTTCGACCAGGTCGCTGAATTTGCGCTCACGAATACTTTGCACATGCTTGTAGACAGTAACGCCGCCGGGAAGAATCGTGACGGGCATCTGTGCGGCCTGAGTCAGGCCAGTCAGGCTGAGCAGGAAGGTGAGGGCAGCAACTCGCATGGTCGATCCGCCTTGTGGGGACTGTAGAAAAGCCCCGTTTCCGGGGCTTCTTGATCATCGCAGTTAGAAAGTGTTGCCGCCTTGGCAGGCTTTGCAACCAGCAGCGATGGACAGCGAGTTGCTTTGTTGGTTGCCCACGCCTGCTGAAACGTTGGCACCGCCGTTACCCGAGAAGCCGTTCATCGAGTTGGTCATGCTGGCGTTGTTGATCACTGGGTTTTTCCAGCCATCTTTGGTCAGCACTTGCCAGGTTGCATAGCCAGCCAGTTGGAAGTTCCCTTCTTCGTGGAAGGTCAGCTTGTCGCCTTTGTTGCCTCCGCCATTTCTGTCGTCGCCATAACCACCATGGTGGTCGTCTTTATCTTCGACATACCCTTTGCCGTCGCCTTCGTATTTGCCAGCTGCATAGAAGGTGCTGCGCAGAGTGTCTGTTTTGTAGGTCCGGTCAGCTTTGTTGCTCACATCCAGACCGCCGGAGTATTGGTTGGCATTCGCGGATGCTGTCGCAACACGTCCACCGGACACGGCAATAGCCAGGTTGTTTTTCTGTTGGTTGAAGTCGCCGGCAGTCACGTTGATACCAATGTTGCCGGAGCCGCCGTTGCCAGCGCTGTTGAGCGTGGCGTTATCTTTGGTGGAGTGATTTTTGACGGTGTTATCGGTGTTGTACTGGTTCGCGTAGGACTGCGCATCAGCAGAACCGAAGATGAAGCTTTCATCAGCGGTAGCAATGGCAGCGGCGTTGTCTTGTTGGTTGCCGTCCCCGGCCGCCACGTTAGCGCCCATGTTGCCGTTGGAACCGTTCAGGGAGTTGTCAGCCTTGGCAGTGTTTTCGGTGCCCTGGTTGCGCACCGAGTTGTCCTCGCTGGTTTGTTCGTCCCCGACATAGGCGCTAGCGCCAGAGTTGATTGAAAGTTTCTGTTCCCAGGTTGGGCCGTCATGCCTGTGATGGTCCTGGTGGTGACGGCCACGATCGTTATCGCCGGCTTGTGCTGCTATTGCGATGACGGATGCCAGCGCAAAGACCAGTGGTTTGAGAGCCATTGTAGGTTTCATGGTGTTTCTCCGTGCTTATTAGTTGGTTAAGTGTTGGTACTTTCTAATCGCACTTCGGTTGGGTCAGTCACTGACCCGGATGCTCAGGGTGTTAGCCATTCGGTTCCCCACCCCGGCACTCTGGTTCACCTGAATCACTCCTCGGCTGCCGGTGAAGGCCTGGTCGCTGGTAACGACCTGGCGGCTGCCTTGCGAAGCGCCAGTTGCTCCTGAGTTTGGTAACAACGCCACGTTCTGTTGGGACAGGGCGCTGTCGTCGACGCTCTGCGGTTGAGCACTGATGCTGATCCGCATGGCATTGATCATCTGGTTGTTGGCCCCGGCGGCCTGGTTGACGCCCAGTGCCCCGTTGCCGTTGCTGAAAGAGTTGCCGCCAATCGAACTGCTCGCATCCATCGAAGGGTCGGCAGGCGTTGTCAGCTTCTGCTTGAGGCTGCTGGTGGCCTGGGCCTGGGTGCCGATGGCGATGGCGCGGCTGTTGACCTGTTGTTGCTGGTCGCCAGCGGCCTGGTTGATCATCATGTTGCCTTTGTACTGCGCTCCGGAATTGTCGAGGGTCGCGTTGTTGACAACGTTCACAGCCGAATCAGCCATGGCGCAGGTGCACCCCAGCAGCGCTATAAACAGAAGGGATCGATTCATCTTATTTACCCCCCATGTTGGTCAGCGGAGAAAGGCCGGCGCTGATTGAGCGGTTAATGGTTCCCGAGATCTCGCTACCGCCGCCGCCACCGTGACCGGCACCCATGCCGGGCATCCCGTTGGCATTGGTCAGTGAGTTCAGGCCGGCGTTGCCATTACCATTGGGAACGACTGTTCTGTTGATAATGCTTGAGCCACTGCTGACGCCAGCAAAGTCGCGATCATTGAGTTCGGTGCCGGTGGTTTGAACAACGCGGGCCGACGGGTTGGCGCTGACAGTGTTGGGATAGGGGTCTTTGTCACGTGATCTGCCAATCGGCGTCGGTTGCACGTCACGTTGCAGGACGATCACGCCATTGCCGTCCGCGAACACGGGCAGGCTGATAACAGAACTGAATGCACATCCAAGCAGCAGGAGGCGGGTTAAGCCTTGGTTATTGGTTGTCGCCACGTCGGCACTCCTTTCTC
Proteins encoded in this region:
- a CDS encoding heme utilization protein; translation: MKPTMALKPLVFALASVIAIAAQAGDNDRGRHHQDHHRHDGPTWEQKLSINSGASAYVGDEQTSEDNSVRNQGTENTAKADNSLNGSNGNMGANVAAGDGNQQDNAAAIATADESFIFGSADAQSYANQYNTDNTVKNHSTKDNATLNSAGNGGSGNIGINVTAGDFNQQKNNLAIAVSGGRVATASANANQYSGGLDVSNKADRTYKTDTLRSTFYAAGKYEGDGKGYVEDKDDHHGGYGDDRNGGGNKGDKLTFHEEGNFQLAGYATWQVLTKDGWKNPVINNASMTNSMNGFSGNGGANVSAGVGNQQSNSLSIAAGCKACQGGNTF
- a CDS encoding C39 family peptidase, producing MRVAALTFLLSLTGLTQAAQMPVTILPGGVTVYKHVQSIRERKFSDLVEQKTDFSCGAAALATVLRQAYWLDVDEEHIIKGMLVKADQNLVRTQGFSMLDMKRYIESIGMRARGYRIPPEKLEAVTIPVVVLIEIRGYKHFVVLQRAQKDWVYVGDPVLGHKRYSHEDFVKGWNGIVFAIIGPGYDKGNALLDPPEPLTARNKLNGFNPVNDAELMDFGFIQSDFF
- a CDS encoding adhesin, whose translation is MNRSLLFIALLGCTCAMADSAVNVVNNATLDNSGAQYKGNMMINQAAGDQQQQVNSRAIAIGTQAQATSSLKQKLTTPADPSMDASSSIGGNSFSNGNGALGVNQAAGANNQMINAMRISISAQPQSVDDSALSQQNVALLPNSGATGASQGSRQVVTSDQAFTGSRGVIQVNQSAGVGNRMANTLSIRVSD